One segment of Hemibagrus wyckioides isolate EC202008001 linkage group LG05, SWU_Hwy_1.0, whole genome shotgun sequence DNA contains the following:
- the cdk11b gene encoding cyclin-dependent kinase 11B isoform X1, with translation MGDEKDTWKVKTLDEILQEKKRRRELEEKTEPKRLKNTDDRESKRDTPEEGELRDHRMEITIRNSPYIREDSTEDRGEEDDSLAIKPPQQMSRKDKSYHRKEEKRKDKRRRRSHSTEGVGKHTRVKDKEKERENERRKRQWQEDNKVRRDYERQKRRDQARAHSRRERDRLEQLERQRERERKVREQQQKEQREQREQKERERRAEERRKEREARREGPPSHHRGSALEDYGDKAKSRHRSRSRSPVRLQREQRPESSEQRRPVKEEKQEDLLADLQDISDSERKTSTAESSIGSASGSEEEEEDDDEEEESSSQSEENEEGESGSDSEGSDQSAEDVSEEEQSEEEEDERENGNHIPTVPESRFDHDSEESVEDDEGEEIDAGDVTPQSHSQSATPEENYVPDSPPVSPVELKKELPKYLPALQGCRSVEEFQCLNRIEEGTYGVVYRAKDKKTDEIVALKRLKMEKEKEGFPITSLREINTILKAQHPNIVTVREIVVGSNMDKIYIVMNYVEHDLKSLMETMKQPFLPGEVKTLMIQLLRGVRHLHDNWILHRDLKTSNLLLSHKGILKIGDFGLAREYGSPLKPYTPVVVTLWYRGPELLLGAKEYSTAVDMWSVGCIFGELLTQKPLFPGKSEIDQINKIFKDLGSPSEKIWPGYNELPAVKKMTFTEYPYNNLRKRFGALLSDQGFDLMNKFLTYCPAKRISADEALKHEYFRESPLPIEPSMFPTWPAKSEQQRVKRGTSPRPPEGGLGYSQLGDDDLKDTGFHLTTANQGLSKSGPGFSLKF, from the exons ATGGGGGACGAAAAAGACACCTGGAAGGTTAAAACACTCGATGAAATTTTGCAAGAGAAAAAACGCAGACGAGAGCTTGAAGAGAAGACCGAACCCAAGCGCTTGAAAAAC ACGGATGATCGGGAATCCAAACGTGACACTCCAGAAGAAGGAGAATTACGGGACCACAGGATGGAAATAACAATACGCAACTCTCCATACATAAGGGAAGACTCAACAGAAGACAG AGGAGAGGAAGATGACTCGCTAGCCATAAAACCTCCTCAGCAGATGTCCAGAAAAGACAAGTCATACCACAGGAAAGAAGAGAAGCGGAAGGATAAGAGGAGACGCAGGAGCCACTCTACAGAAGGAG TAGGAAAGCACACCCGTGTCAAGGACAAAGAAAAGGAACGGGAGAACGAAAGGAGGAAGCGACAGTGGCAGGAGGACAACAAAGTTCGCAGGGACTATGAACGACAGAAGCGGCGGGATCAGGCCAGGGCTCACTCTCGCAGGGAGAg GGACCGTCTGGAGCAGCTGGAACGCCAGcgtgagagggagaggaaggtGCGTGAACAGCAACAAAAAGAGCAAAGAGAGCAGCGCgagcagaaagagagggaaaggagGGCTGAGGAGAGGCGCAAGGAGCGAGAGGCACGGCGAGAAG GTCCTCCTTCCCACCACCGAGGCAGCGCCCTGGAGGATTATGGAGACAAAGCCAAGTCTAGGCACCGCAGCCGTAGCCGGAGTCCCGTTCGTCTACAGAGAGAGCAAAGACCGGAGAGCAGTGAACAGCGGCGACCAG TGAAAGAAGAGAAGCAAGAGGATTTACTGGCTGATCTTCAGGATATCAGTGACAGTGAGCGAAAGACAAGTACAGCAGAGTCTTCAATTG GCTCAGCTTCTGGTtcggaggaagaagaggaggacgaCGACGAAGAAGAAGAGTCCAGCAGCCAGAGTGAAGAAAATGAAGAGGGAGAGTCAGGATCAGACTCTGAAGGATCTGATCAGAGTGCAG AAGACGTGAGTGAAGAGGAGCAATCCGAAGAAGAGGAAGACGAAAGAGAGAATGGCAATCACATACCTACTG TACCAGAGTCACGGTTCGATCATGATTCAGAGGAGAGTGTCGAGGACGACGAGGGTGAGGAAATAGACGCGGGAGACGTGACCCCTCAGTCTCATTCTCAATCAGCCACACCAGAGGAAAATTACGTCCCAGATTCACCACCAGTCTCACCTGTCGAGCTGAAAAAAGAGCTGCCCAAATATCTGCCTGCGTTACAG GGCTGCCGTAGCGTGGAGGAATTCCAGTGTCTGAACCGTATAGAGGAAGGCACATATGGGGTGGTATACAGAGCCAAGGACAAGAAAACTGATGAGATCGTAGCTCTTAAAAGGCtgaagatggagaaagagaaagagggatttCCAATCACCTCTCTCCGAGAGATCAACACTATCCTGAAAGCCCAACATCCCAACATCGTCACTGTCAGG GAGATTGTTGTGGGCAGTAATATGGATAAGATCTACATAGTGATGAATTACGTAGAACATGACCTAAAGAGTCTTATGGAAACTATGAAACAGCCCTTCCTACCAG gTGAAGTGAAGACACTGATGATTCAGCTACTAAGAGGAGTTCGCCATCTCCATGACAACTGGATCCTACATCGTGATCTTAAGACCTCCAACCTGTTGCTGAGCCACAAGGGCATTTTAAAG ATTGGCGATTTTGGACTGGCACGAGAGTATGGATCCCCATTGAAGCCTTACACACCTGTGGTGGTCACACTGTGGTACCGTGGCCCAGAGCTTCTTTTGGGGGCGAAG GAATACTCCACAGCTGTGGACATGTGGTCAGTGGGCTGCATATTTGGTGAGCTACTGACCCAAAAACCACTCTTCCCGGGCAAGTCAGAAATTGACCAGATCAACAAAATATTTAAG GACCTCGGCTCTCCCAGCGAGAAGATTTGGCCAGGATACAACGAGCTGCCTGCGGTGAAGAAGATGACTTTTACAGAATATCCCTATAACAACCTGCGCAAGCGCTTCGGAGCTCTGCTCTCAGACCAAGGCTTTGACCTCATGAACAA ATTCCTTACCTACTGCCCAGCCAAGAGGATCAGTGCAGACGAGGCTTTGAAGCACGAGTATTTTCGGGAATCGCCACTCCCCATCGAGCCCTCCATGTTCCCAACTTGGCCGGCGAAGAGCGAACAGCAGCGGGTGAAAAGAGGAACAAGCCCCCGACCCCCAGAGGGAGGCCTGGGCTACAGCCAGCTG ggtgATGACGATCTGAAAGACACTGGCTTCCACTTGACGACAGCCAACCAAGGACTGTCCAAGTCAGGCCCAGGATTCAGTCTGAAGTTCTGA
- the cdk11b gene encoding cyclin-dependent kinase 11B isoform X2, which yields MGDEKDTWKVKTLDEILQEKKRRRELEEKTEPKRLKNTDDRESKRDTPEEGELRDHRMEITIRNSPYIREDSTEDRGEEDDSLAIKPPQQMSRKDKSYHRKEEKRKDKRRRRSHSTEGGKHTRVKDKEKERENERRKRQWQEDNKVRRDYERQKRRDQARAHSRRERDRLEQLERQRERERKVREQQQKEQREQREQKERERRAEERRKEREARREGPPSHHRGSALEDYGDKAKSRHRSRSRSPVRLQREQRPESSEQRRPVKEEKQEDLLADLQDISDSERKTSTAESSIGSASGSEEEEEDDDEEEESSSQSEENEEGESGSDSEGSDQSAEDVSEEEQSEEEEDERENGNHIPTVPESRFDHDSEESVEDDEGEEIDAGDVTPQSHSQSATPEENYVPDSPPVSPVELKKELPKYLPALQGCRSVEEFQCLNRIEEGTYGVVYRAKDKKTDEIVALKRLKMEKEKEGFPITSLREINTILKAQHPNIVTVREIVVGSNMDKIYIVMNYVEHDLKSLMETMKQPFLPGEVKTLMIQLLRGVRHLHDNWILHRDLKTSNLLLSHKGILKIGDFGLAREYGSPLKPYTPVVVTLWYRGPELLLGAKEYSTAVDMWSVGCIFGELLTQKPLFPGKSEIDQINKIFKDLGSPSEKIWPGYNELPAVKKMTFTEYPYNNLRKRFGALLSDQGFDLMNKFLTYCPAKRISADEALKHEYFRESPLPIEPSMFPTWPAKSEQQRVKRGTSPRPPEGGLGYSQLGDDDLKDTGFHLTTANQGLSKSGPGFSLKF from the exons ATGGGGGACGAAAAAGACACCTGGAAGGTTAAAACACTCGATGAAATTTTGCAAGAGAAAAAACGCAGACGAGAGCTTGAAGAGAAGACCGAACCCAAGCGCTTGAAAAAC ACGGATGATCGGGAATCCAAACGTGACACTCCAGAAGAAGGAGAATTACGGGACCACAGGATGGAAATAACAATACGCAACTCTCCATACATAAGGGAAGACTCAACAGAAGACAG AGGAGAGGAAGATGACTCGCTAGCCATAAAACCTCCTCAGCAGATGTCCAGAAAAGACAAGTCATACCACAGGAAAGAAGAGAAGCGGAAGGATAAGAGGAGACGCAGGAGCCACTCTACAGAAGGAG GAAAGCACACCCGTGTCAAGGACAAAGAAAAGGAACGGGAGAACGAAAGGAGGAAGCGACAGTGGCAGGAGGACAACAAAGTTCGCAGGGACTATGAACGACAGAAGCGGCGGGATCAGGCCAGGGCTCACTCTCGCAGGGAGAg GGACCGTCTGGAGCAGCTGGAACGCCAGcgtgagagggagaggaaggtGCGTGAACAGCAACAAAAAGAGCAAAGAGAGCAGCGCgagcagaaagagagggaaaggagGGCTGAGGAGAGGCGCAAGGAGCGAGAGGCACGGCGAGAAG GTCCTCCTTCCCACCACCGAGGCAGCGCCCTGGAGGATTATGGAGACAAAGCCAAGTCTAGGCACCGCAGCCGTAGCCGGAGTCCCGTTCGTCTACAGAGAGAGCAAAGACCGGAGAGCAGTGAACAGCGGCGACCAG TGAAAGAAGAGAAGCAAGAGGATTTACTGGCTGATCTTCAGGATATCAGTGACAGTGAGCGAAAGACAAGTACAGCAGAGTCTTCAATTG GCTCAGCTTCTGGTtcggaggaagaagaggaggacgaCGACGAAGAAGAAGAGTCCAGCAGCCAGAGTGAAGAAAATGAAGAGGGAGAGTCAGGATCAGACTCTGAAGGATCTGATCAGAGTGCAG AAGACGTGAGTGAAGAGGAGCAATCCGAAGAAGAGGAAGACGAAAGAGAGAATGGCAATCACATACCTACTG TACCAGAGTCACGGTTCGATCATGATTCAGAGGAGAGTGTCGAGGACGACGAGGGTGAGGAAATAGACGCGGGAGACGTGACCCCTCAGTCTCATTCTCAATCAGCCACACCAGAGGAAAATTACGTCCCAGATTCACCACCAGTCTCACCTGTCGAGCTGAAAAAAGAGCTGCCCAAATATCTGCCTGCGTTACAG GGCTGCCGTAGCGTGGAGGAATTCCAGTGTCTGAACCGTATAGAGGAAGGCACATATGGGGTGGTATACAGAGCCAAGGACAAGAAAACTGATGAGATCGTAGCTCTTAAAAGGCtgaagatggagaaagagaaagagggatttCCAATCACCTCTCTCCGAGAGATCAACACTATCCTGAAAGCCCAACATCCCAACATCGTCACTGTCAGG GAGATTGTTGTGGGCAGTAATATGGATAAGATCTACATAGTGATGAATTACGTAGAACATGACCTAAAGAGTCTTATGGAAACTATGAAACAGCCCTTCCTACCAG gTGAAGTGAAGACACTGATGATTCAGCTACTAAGAGGAGTTCGCCATCTCCATGACAACTGGATCCTACATCGTGATCTTAAGACCTCCAACCTGTTGCTGAGCCACAAGGGCATTTTAAAG ATTGGCGATTTTGGACTGGCACGAGAGTATGGATCCCCATTGAAGCCTTACACACCTGTGGTGGTCACACTGTGGTACCGTGGCCCAGAGCTTCTTTTGGGGGCGAAG GAATACTCCACAGCTGTGGACATGTGGTCAGTGGGCTGCATATTTGGTGAGCTACTGACCCAAAAACCACTCTTCCCGGGCAAGTCAGAAATTGACCAGATCAACAAAATATTTAAG GACCTCGGCTCTCCCAGCGAGAAGATTTGGCCAGGATACAACGAGCTGCCTGCGGTGAAGAAGATGACTTTTACAGAATATCCCTATAACAACCTGCGCAAGCGCTTCGGAGCTCTGCTCTCAGACCAAGGCTTTGACCTCATGAACAA ATTCCTTACCTACTGCCCAGCCAAGAGGATCAGTGCAGACGAGGCTTTGAAGCACGAGTATTTTCGGGAATCGCCACTCCCCATCGAGCCCTCCATGTTCCCAACTTGGCCGGCGAAGAGCGAACAGCAGCGGGTGAAAAGAGGAACAAGCCCCCGACCCCCAGAGGGAGGCCTGGGCTACAGCCAGCTG ggtgATGACGATCTGAAAGACACTGGCTTCCACTTGACGACAGCCAACCAAGGACTGTCCAAGTCAGGCCCAGGATTCAGTCTGAAGTTCTGA